The Ranitomeya imitator isolate aRanImi1 chromosome 8, aRanImi1.pri, whole genome shotgun sequence genome window below encodes:
- the LOC138647518 gene encoding uncharacterized protein: MSSYEVSRIVLKCQKERDDALRREESARDKLKLLEVSSRSQIQELKAKLKEVTNENKNLHRTVKKLRLDLGLEGNPRFKGKMTKDIIKELYEQEDQCSHLKEDNHLLSVQLREMVPIIVQTQQQKSEVQTQLKDMERKMRDLSKENTQLAQFLQESKKEREDLERAHLRLKKSIEDAKTVTSRSIQTTTSIPVTLPTTYKKFSRESSSSQASQVTQEQRKVSLEASITPPISAGNAQKPYYRTLHNQS, encoded by the coding sequence ATGTCTTCATATGAAGTAAGTCGAATTGTGCTGAAGTGTCAGAAGGAAAGAGATGATGCCCTCCGAAGAGAGGAATCAGCCAGGGACAAGCTGAAGCTACTTGAGGTGTCTTCACGTTCCCAGATACAGGAATTGAAAGCCAAGCTTAAAGAAGTGACCAACGAAAACAAGAATCTTCACCGAACTGTGAAGAAACTCAGATTAGACCTGGGCCTAGAAGGGAATCCAAGATTTAAAGGCAAAATGACCAAGGATATCATCAAGGAGCTATATGAGCAGGAAGACCAGTGTTCTCATCTGAAAGAGGACAACCACCTTCTCTCTGTGCAGCTCCGAGAAATGGTTCCTATCATTGTACAGACACAGCAGCAAAAATCCGAGGTGCAGACTCAACTCAAGGACATGGAGAGAAAAATGCGAGATCTATCAAAAGAAAACACCCAGCTGGCTCAATTTTTGCAGGAAAGCAAAAAAGAAAGAGAGGACTTGGAAAGGGCTCACTTGAGGCTCAAGAAATCGATCGAAGATGCCAAGACGGTTACGAGCCGGTCTATACAAACAACCACGTCCATTCCCGTCACTTTACCGACCACTTACAAAAAattctccagagaatccagcagctCGCAGGCTTCACAAGTTACACAGGAGCAAAGAAAAGTTTCATTAGAAGCAAGTATCACGCCACCGATATCTGCGGGAAACGCCCAGAAACCATACTACAGGACTTTACATAATCAATCCTGA